A region of the Anolis sagrei isolate rAnoSag1 chromosome 4, rAnoSag1.mat, whole genome shotgun sequence genome:
GCCTACAAATGGTCCATAGTGTTTGCAAAGAGACGTTCAGTGCATGTTTGCCTTTGTCCCAGTAAGCGTTCTTCGACCTAAAATGACTATGAAATTGTGTTGGGCTAGTTGTGGGCCTCCAAAAGTCCCTCTTAATTCCATTTTTTCTGGTTATATATCCTAGGCTTCTCACAACATTGGAATTGCGATGGATACAGGGCAAGGCTTGGTGGTCCCCAATGTGAAGAACATTGAAGCCCGAAGTATATTTGACATTGCCTCAGAATTAAACCGCTTACAAAACCTGGGAGCTACTAACCAGCTGGGAACAAATGACCTCACAGGGGGAACATtcacactctccaacattggcaCAGTGAGTTGTATAACATTTAACCTCTACTTCGAGAACATATCTGCACTTATTTAAAATGTAATGATGACCAGATCTCATTGTAGGAAATGGGGAACACCAGATGTAGTTTGTGGTCTTAGATCTGGGAGGAAAGGGATAGCTTTCCTCccttacagcctgtgctggacggggtcgcactccccttgaaggcgcaggttcgcagcttgggtgtgaccctggactcatcgttgagcctggacccccaggtttcagcggtgaccaggggagcatttgcacagcttaggctcgtgcgccagctgcgcccgtatctcgggaagtctgacttggccacggtcttgtcacatcccgcctggattactgcaacgctctctacgtggggctgcccttgaagacggcccggaagcttcagctggttcagcgcgcggcagccatgttactaactggagcgggtggcagggagcacacaacgcccttgttgtcccagctccactggctgccgatttgctaccggacccaattcaaggtgctggttttggcctacaaagccctaaacggttccggcccaaaatacctttctgaccgcatcttggcctacgagcccacgaggaccttgagatcgtctggggaggcccttctctcgatcccgcctgcatcacaggcacggctggcggggacgagggagaggaccttctcggtggtggccccccggctgtggaacactctcccggcacacattagacaggcgccctccctcctgtcctttcgtaaaagccttaagacctggctgttcgagagggcatttaattaagtgctaagcaacaaacaatacggtaatgagaactggaatggtacaaggaatatgagactggctatgattccactaagagacgaagcggattttttgtgtagtctgtaagtgttgtatagttatatgttgttgatactggccttttgtaattgtcttttatgtgtactgtacaccgccatgagtcacccgtatgggctgagaatggcggttaataagtgcatcaaataaataaataaataaataaatagctaaagATGTGTGTATGGATCTCCCATTACTGTTACATGGGCAGactaaggaaaagaagagggcagAGGGGAAAGGGTTCAGTTAAGGTCTATACTGCATATGTACAGTTGTGCCCACATCGCCATCAATGGATTGTTAGATCAAAACATGAGTCAACTATTTGTGGTTCTCCGGCATGTTGTTGGACTACTGTCCCCATCAGATCTAGTCTGCATATCCAACAGTtaagaatgatgggagctgcagtcaaaCAATATCTGGAGTGCCATAAGTTGCTCTCTCCTTAATGAGGCTGCTTCATACAGACAGCAGAAAAATTaggcctcataacctctgaggatgcttgccacagatgcaggcgaaacgtcaggagagaatgcttcttgaacatagccatacaacccgaaaaacttacaacaaaccaAAATTAGGCCTGTTCCTTGTATTACCTTTACCTGATTCCTTCTATTTTGATACCCTAGATTGGTGGTACATATGCAAAACCAGTGATACTCCCTCCTGAAGTGGCTATTGGAGCTCTTGGAAAGATACAGGTATATTAGTTTTTGAAATATAAAGGTCTAATTTTACTTCATATGAAGTAGAGTCTGGGTAGAGAGCCACATGATATAGTGGCTTGTGTATTGGTTACGTTTCTAGACACTGGAGTTTGAAGCCCCTCTTGGCTATAGAAGCCaaggtggcaagtttgaagcccgaGTCGAATTGAGGGTAACAGCACCCAACTGTTACCCTAAGCTCACTGTCCACCGAAGCAGTtggaaaacagctgagctgtgagtagagaaaatAGGCACCTCTTTaccagggaggtattttacgacatcATAAAAATGCCAGTGATCAAAAAACAAGGAGGGAAATTCTACAATCGAAAAGGGCTCATCATCACAGCAGATGGAGCAACAGTACCCCCCTGTGCCGGAATCAAGCATAACCTCCAGCTGCCAAAATTGAAAAAAACTGAAATAcctcttgtctgtctgtctgtctgtcttgtatgtctaaaatggcattgattgtttgccatatacatgtgcattgtaatctgctctgcgtcccctttgggatgtgaagggcggaatagaaatactgtaaataaattcatacatttttttttatctcAGTGGGAGTCGAAGGCAAACCCACTTCTGAACAGATTTTGCATAGAAAATCTTGTTGGTTCACCATAAtttagaagtgacttgaaagtacacaatgaTTTCTGAAGTTTGTGTTGATTTTATAGTGTAGGTAGTAGGttcaaaattattattagtagaaataataataataataataataataataataataataattttgtttcccCCTCCATGACTTGAGGAAAAGCACAACACAGCTAAAATACATTACCAAAAAATACTTACAATTAAATATATAGTGCAAGGATCAAAACACAGTACTTATGCAGGCACTTAGCTGTAAAAAAGGAACTGTATTCTTGATATTATTTGCCCAGTCTTCATGACAAAAAGTATAGTTATTAATCCAATATCTGGAAGACCTTATCCAGTTAAGAAAAACTTTTCATCAAATCAAATATTAGTCTCCCCTATCTAAATTTCCTTTTTAGATGCCTTAGTGCTAAACACGGTTTAGTTGCTTTTATTATTAGctagttgtttttattattagctAGTTCTCTGCTTTACCAGACATCCAAGTTACTAGGGTAGAGAGTGGAATcatataggattttttttaaatgcatgggCTATTTTTATATATGATCTGTTAAAGGGTCTGCTGCAGCTTGAATGCTTTTGACAGGTGTTTGCTAGATCACCTGTAATATATACAAATCAAAATACcaatgtcaggggtgctttgaatgcgattttcctgcttcttggcagggggttggactggatggctcacaaggactcttccagctctatgattcgatgatctATGTGCAGCTCAGATGACTGAAGTTTACAATGCTAAGCCTACTACCTGCACTAGGATATTTAGTGAGACATTTCTGAGTAGTGTACATTTGGGATAGTATTGTGTGACTGCAGCATTGTATGTGCTTATCTGGATATAAGTCTCATGACACCCATAGAATTGTACTGTAAAGGGCACTTGAAatattacactgtgtaacaaaatttgaaacattttctgttcctggtttgaaagtgttatttcctgtttaaatgtgcagtacttaccctatatactcgagtataagccgagttttttcagccctttttaggctgaaaaagcccccttcagCTTAacctcaagtcaaagttatttattattttactctgttattattattattattacatttattattttactctattttattattattattgttattacatttacattattttactctattttaattttattacatttattattttactttatttatattggaaggatacgcaagtacatttacattgaaaaaggttagaataatggtttaatcagagttggacagtcttatcttaaattagggttttatggaaatattcaaaatcatttaacctactgatacctcaattaatgtaattttattggtatctatttttattttgaaatttaccagtaggtgctgcatttctcactctcagcttatattcgagtcaatacattttcccatggtttttttgtggtaaaattagttgcctcagcttatactcggttCGGCTTATACTCGTATATATACggtactttgaaagttgttgttatactccagaaacttggtttttgttttttatccttCTGTTACCTGAAACCCAAAAATCTGTAACTTTCCTTCATGAAAATGTACAATTTTAACCTTAAccaagtctttgcagtttgataaactttttccatgtttttatgatagactcAATTAGGAAATTATATGTATAACCCAGGTACAaacatcatgttacatagtgttgtcatttctctttctcattttgttttatttctttggtttgaAGTTTTCAGAAAATACATCACAATTGTTTTTGGGAGATACCACATGAGGCAATTCTGTAGAGTTATTGGAAAAGCTTTTAGATCCAAAAAGTTCAGGACTCTCTGAGTCAGGTGAAATGTAAAAGGCGCTGGGAAATTCTCATGTTGTAATTCTCCGTTTTCCAACAGTATGctttctttctgtcccttcttttCTAGGTCGTCCCACGATTTAATAGTAAAGGGGAAATAGTTAAAGCACAAATCATGAATGTGAGCTGGTCAGCGGATCACAGAATCATTGATGGCGCAACCATGTCCCGTTTTTCAAACTTGTGGAAATCCTACTTGGAGAACCCCGCTTCGATGCTGTTGGATCTTAAGTAAAGAAGACTAAGGCCTAGACTCAGTTTTTAACTGTGGAACTGCTATCAAGCTGGCACTGCTAGCGTGACCTTAAGAACTACTACATTTCCTAATCTATGATTACCTTGTGTAACAACTAGGACTTTCAGACAGTGACCACGACGCTGGTTATCTGTTACATTCTGTCTGGTTGAGCAGCTTGATGGTAAATTATTTGGTGGAAGATTGTTGTCAAGTCATGATATGACTCCTTGTTAAGGTAGTGAGAAATCTACGGTGATTTAAAATGCTTTATAGTCACATGACCAGAAGAAGCTGCTAAGATTTCTGGATTTATAGACTGCTTGTGCTATTCACAAAATTAATTATGTTGAAACGTATTTCCAAATGGAAATAAAAGTTTCTAGTTGaagtattaaaaaataaaatctaagGGGATGTTGCCAAATTTCTATTGCATCTAATGCCttaggaaaaaaaattgaaataaaaagccttttattttattacatattttaGACATGGCCTTTTCTTGCTTAATAGTTCaaactttccttttctttttaaaaattgccttTACACCAAAAATGCTTCTTGCTGCAGGTGTCTGTTGAAATTTACAACACACACGGTGTAGCATGCAAAACCCACAGTGCTTCCCTTTGGAAGGAAAAGCTGTATGCCACATATAGAATGGCACATGCATTTGGAAGATAGGAACTTGGTTCTCGGGTGTTACAAGGAACACTAAAGCTGCACATAGTTTGCAGATATCTATCTGGTAATGTGCAAAGCTGCTCCTAGTGGAGAGATCTTTGCAATATTCAAGagcagtgtgttgtcgaaggctttaatggtcggaatcactaggttgctgtgagttttttgagctgtatggccatgcttcagaagcattctctcctgacgtttcgcccacatctatggcaggcatactcaagaggttgagggatctgttcgaaactagacaagtgaggtttatatatctgtggaatgtccagagtgggagaaagaactgttgtctgcttgaggcaagtgtgaatgttgcagttggccaccttgattagcatttaatggccttgtaacttcaaaacctggctgattgctgcctggggggaactTTTTTGGGAAGTCTTAGTTgaccctgatttattcttgtctggaatatccctgttctgttttattagtgttgctctttatctactatcctgattttagagagtttttaaaatactggcagccagattttgtttgttttcatagtttcctcctttctgttgaaattgcagCTTCAAAGGGTTTAAGAATTATGGATTGCTTGTTGTCTGTAAGATACTCATACTACAATTTATTTGGACTGCTTTATTCTTTGATGTGTGAATGAATCTGCACAAATACTGTTTCAGATATCATTGCAGTGATATCACAAAGAGATATACCAAATTCTCAGTTATGCCACCCTATATGATATAGTAATATCTTCCTGACTATTACACGTAGCAGTCTTTGTACAGCGCAAGAGACTTTTCTTGGCATCTAGAAACATGACGGCAAGTTCTGAAAAACAGAGAGATTTGAAATTAGGAAATATTTCAGGAGTGTATGGCATCTGAATACAGCAGCACCTACTATTCCAAGCCAGCAATGTGGTTAAAATTAGATCTGGCATTGCATTTCAGTCTGCCCTACTCGGTGCGCGGTTTGTAAATGACTTCAGCACGGCAGGCGAGATTCATGACAGCTTCCAGTTGTTGCGTCAAAACCGATGAGACACGCAAAACCAAGCAATAAGGACAATGATTTAGGTAAGATCCTATCTTGTTCCTATCTTCACAAAGGATATGTTAATCTGTATGTTCCTATCTTCACAAAAGATATGTTAATCTGTTGATTGAGTTTTGTGTTGCTTTGAACTAAACACTTTATGTGTCTGGCGGTTCATGATCAATGTTTTGTCAAGCAATTGTAAGAAAGGCAAATGAGGCTCCagtgtgagaatttggaaaatGATTGTTGCTCTTTTTACTTTAGATATTTCCTGCTGAAGGACATTTTAAGTACAGGGATCTCCTGTCTGCAGTGGTAACGGAGACGAAATGATCTAGATGTCGAATCAGAATGCAGACGAGCCATGACAGAAACGACAGTTTGCGTTGGCTTGTTTACATCCGTCAAAGCACTTTGGGAAGTCAGGATCCAGAAGATAAATGAACAGCTTCAAAAAGAAAAGGAGGTTCAACAAAGGGTTGCAGGGAGGTAGGTACTCATTCGAACTTGGGGATTGTAGGAGCAGGAGAGTAAGAAGAAAGGTGCTTTTGATCTCATTTTGATCAGATTCCATCGGTGATCTGGAAGGATGTTGGTgccgaaggaaggaagcaaaggggaAGTTATTTTACAGCACATGGGTGCACATCAGTGGTCTAGGATTCCTTCAGGACTTTAACATGTATGCAGTCACTCCTCTAAGTTTGCAGTTTTGAcatttgaggatttgattattcatgaatttgatttattcgtatttaccctatttataccccgcctttccctaccccgaaggggactcaaggtgggcTTACACagaggcaattattcagtgccttaaaacacatacaactccaaaatattaaaattaaaagtaatacatattaaacatttaaaaacattgcattCCATATTTAAATCATGCCATCTATAATTGTAGTCCAAGCCATTCCATAgtccaaatctgttattgcactgcaatATTCTCTGAAATCCTGATCCCACATCCGAGTTCTAACTTTTCTTCTGAAGCCTAAAATGTCTAAAATGTtaacatttaaaatgttctctctaggaatatctatgtCTTCTAGTGTGGCTGTATGGTAAACTCTTCTAGTCATGCAGGAGACAATAGAAATTGTTAGAGACAACGCCTTTCTAGGAATCTATGTGATTTGAtattcagcttccagcagaagttgatcatagaattgcGCCGGAagactagaaattcctagagaggtgtgttctcaaataaaaataaatagcaatGTAGTTATTTGtagatttttcactttcatggcagTCCTGTTACTGTAACCCTAGCAAATTTGAAAGGCTGACTGTACTGATTTATTCACAAACAAGTATCTTTGCCTGATCTGTGCCAAAACATGTGGCTTAAGACATTTTGGAATCTAAAGTTGGAAATCTTGGGCAGCAAGGAAGAGTTATATGAAAAGTATGCAACTTTTCTACCGTAGGTTGACTGTTGCTTGGGAAGAGAGGGCTAGCTTTGCCAAACTGAAACAAAAAGTCATCACTGAAAATGGAAGGGCTGTTTTAAGAATTGAACAAGAAGAATGGAAGGTAATGTCCATGTGACACTACTAATAACAGATCCCAATGGTTATTATAGTTTTTGGTGCTTTGCCCATTTTGTTTAATTATTCTATGCAAGAGTCAAGTGTCTGCATGCTGGAGTTTTATTTGCTTGATGGTCCATTTTTTCATAGAGTGTATTATACAGCGTCAGACATTTGTGTGTAAAATTATGTATATGCACTATGTAGATTGTGTAGAATAATATACTGTTAAGTTTTTTTTGTGTTGTCCTTGTTAGAATATTAAATGTCATTATATTGATCTTCTGTGttgttaaaatattaaatgtatttgcatttttagtcAAACTTGATTGATCTGATATACTCAGCGATTCACCCACTCCCTCCTTTTATCTCTTACCAATCTAGACACTACCTTCTTGTTTGCTGAAACTGAACCACCTCCAGGAATGGCAACTTCACAGAGTTAGTTTGGTAAAAATCCCTCAGTTTATTGGCCGCTTTCAAAATCTCCTTGTTCTAGATCTCTCTCGAAATTCCATCACAGACATTCCCAGGGAGATCGGTGAGTTGAaagatatttttgttgttgtgacctctcactttctgttttaATGCAGCAGGTTTGACTGAGTCTCGGGATTAGGTTCTTGGTaggatttcaaaaataaaataaaatttcactCCTGAAGAATGTGGGTTCGAAAGATGTTGGGATTCTTTATGTTTTAATAAAAATGGCTGCGATTCTACATCAGGAAACACACATCTGGCACAAAGCATTCCTGAGAATAACTCCAGGCATGTATGGTTTTAATAAAACCAATACTATTAAAACATATTAGGTCCTTAAAGTGCCATAAGGTCTTCCAGTGTTTtgggagaaaataaaaataaaaattgaaccCAGTCTATAAAAGCTAGACCCTAatcctctttattttcttttaatatcTACCTCTaacacagcgtttctcaacctgggggtcgggatccctagGGGCCTCacaagagggtttcagaggggtcgccagagaccatcagaaaacatatatttctgatagacttaggaacctctttggcagagaaggctgaagatgtctccggctgtccttctcttcctttttggaaacagatggcggatcctcccaccaaaagccctcctccactctcagccaaggggagggctgtttctgagacttcaagcgaGGAAGAGAGAGCGTGCTCAGTGCATGGCGGCATGGTGCAAATGTgtgtgagggagagcatgtgaggctggagggaggctcacgccagtgagtcccttcaaggtgtgggggttctgtgtgggaagtttagcccaattttattattggtgaggttcagagtgctctttgattgtaggtgaactacaaatcccagcaactacaacttccaaatgtcaaggtctattttttgcaaactccaccagtgttttttagtattcatgccaagtttggattagggttagactacatctctggatgtaggtgaactacaactcaaaaatgcaaggtcaatgcccaccaaacccttccagtattttctgttatttatgcaagttctgtgtgccaagtttggttcaattccattgtttgtggggttcacaatgctctttgattgtaggttaaccatacatcccagcaactccaattcttaaataacaaaatcaacccaccccccaaccccatcagtattcaaatttgggcatatcagtatttgtgccaaatttggtccagtgaatgaaaatacatccttcatatcagatatttacattagcataattacagttatgaagtagcaagaaaataattttattgttgaggaactgtattaaggggttgcggcattaggaaggttgagaaacactgctctaacagGTTGCTGTTTGCTGAAAAACAGCACTGTTTGCAAATAGCTATTAGTTCCTTTTTTATAACATTGGTTTTGTTTGTCATTTCTGCAGGTCAGTTGACAAATCTCCAAGAGCTGAACCTCAGttataataaaattaaatccATTCCTAAAGAACTAAGCAACTGCGTCAGCTTAGAAAGGCTGGAACTGGCTGTGAACAGAGACATTTCGGACCTTCCCCATCAGGTCTGGTGCAAATATTTTCTCCCAGTTACGCCCAGGGCCAGGTAGTGCTGCCAAGTTCTTTTTCAACATTCATAAAAATAGCATCTCGTTCTTCCTCTTCATTACAATCCAAGCTTTTGGTCTCACGAAAGATTGTTTATGGGGCTGTATTATTGCTCAgatactttcttcttttccttagcTCAGTGATATGAAGAAACTCTATCACCTAGATCTCAGCATGAACCAATTTACCACGTTCCCTTCAGTCATCCTGGTGATGCCCAACTTGGAATGGTTAGACATGGGAAGCAACAAACTGAAAGAAATCCCTGACAACATTGACAGGTAAATATATATCTGGAAGAAAAATCCATCTTCGTTACTTAAGTCTAAAAATATTTAATAGCAATGGTAAGTTATTGAAATAAAATGTCTTCTTACCTAGAATTAAATATACTGCTGTATAGGCAAACAACATTGTACCGTATAACAGAACAGATGCAAATAGTTTGAATTGTGAGCTTCAAGTTGTTAAGCAGATAAACTTTAAACTATCGTATATCACGGTATAATAGTTGCCACAGCACAATCGTCATACCCCTTTTTCTGGCTCTAGAAATGACTTCCAGTCTTTCTTTGCGTAATCAACACATGTAACACGACTAGGACGGTgtatttaaatggtgtattttaatattttgataaatgttttttaatgtttatgtattgtatgtgaatttgtgacctggcattgaatatttgccatgtatatgctgtgctctgccctgagtcccctttggggtgagggcagaatataaatgttataaataaataaataaataaataaataaataaataaataaaacagccatTTGGGGCCCagattctccctccttcctttcttcaaatcaagacagttttttaaaaccccagaaactactactactactattactactactattactactttcTTGGAGgtaagactttttttttaaaaaaaaacaacaacctaggAATGAGAATTCATGGCAGTTTTTTTTATCAAGTAATAGTCGCACCATTTTTTGTCAAAAAAGGAtttaaaagtgtgactattatgtgatgaaatacagtatccTTTATTGATCTATAGACTTTTTCTGAATGTCTACAATTCCGCATGGCTCAGCACAATAGCTCCATATTCACAACTATGCAGTGCTGAGCCATTTACCACTAACTCAATTTACTATAGAGCTGTTGCCAGTCCTTTCCCTGGCAATTTGTGACTGGTGAAAAATGAAGGGAATCACAGAAACATCTGGCTATATCTCTATAAGAAATGCAATTTCATAATCTACTGAGGACTCCTGGGTTCCATATGAATTACTCAGAAGTGGATATGCATATTATGCTCACATTCTTGTATCATTGTGGCAACACAAAGGAATTCCATATCTGAAGAAGCTGCAGCAATTATAGCTACATAGCCACTCAAGTGATTTCCATCATAATGAACACATCTGTTTTGAGTTTACAGAGCTGAAAACCTACATACTTTGTGGCTGCAGAGGAATGAAATAACTCATTTACCAGAATCCATTCGAAACCTACAGAACTTGAGCACCTTGGTTCTCACCAGCAACAAACTCCAAGATATTCCTGTTTGCATGAAGGACATGCCAAACCTGCGGTGAGAGTAAAGCCATTGCTTCATCTGGCATGCCTATGCTTTTAAATGCACTTTCAAGTGGTTGCTGCTTCCATTCATGTCTGCTCTAGACGCTCAATGACTGCAAGGGCCATTCCTGCTACTTATGGGCATGTCTTGTTCAGAGGAACGCTTCAGATGGGATACAGAAAGTTGGATTATATATAACAATGGAAAAGCATAGCTTTAAAagctaacttttttttaaaggagcatCAATTACAAGACATATTTTGGATGTAATGCTAGATCATAGctactttaaaataaaaacatgttttccTTGAGCCCATGTGAGCCCACAACTCAAACAAACTTAACACGAAATGTTAATTTAGTAACACAAAGTTAACTGTGTTGGAAATGCTCAATCGTAATTTAAAAGAATAAAGCATATGGTGCTAATTTTTTCAAATTGAGAATCTGATTATTAGACCTGAAAGTGCCTcgcattttttatttttcccctttaATATCTGTATCCAGATTTGTCAACTTCAGAGACAATCCCCTAAAGCTGGAAGTAAAACTTCCCCCTTGTGAgaacgaagaggaggaggaagaacgaGAATTGTACGGAATTCAGTTCATGCATGCTTACATTCAGGAGTCGCTCGGCATAAAAGGTATCTCTTTttacaattaattttttttttcgtgtcaggagtgacttgagaaactccaagtcgctgctagtgagagaattggctatctgggttgctgtaggtttttcgggccatctgtaaggatgttgcccaggggatgcctgaatgttttgatgttttaccatccttgtaggaggcttctttcatgtccccacatggggagccggagctgagaggaagctcatccgccctctccctggattcgaacctctgacctgtcggttttcaatcctgctgacacaagggtttaataaGGGTTGAAACCCAGTCTCAATTCAGACAAGAAAATTATCTTCTTTTGAAACAATGCAGTCTTCTAACCCTTTCCATTCCAATCTCCTTCCTCAGAGAGGAATTGCATAGTGAAAACTAAGACATTTCTCTCTGAGATATGAAAGATCATTTTAGGACAGTTAGGGGAAAATAGTTGCCATGTGTTcagttttcttctcctccttaaAAGGTCTTTGATCTGAGAGCACCTAACAATACAAATAAGTCCCTTCTTCAACCCATCATTCTTCTGCTACAGATCTTGATCATAGCCATTCCTGGCTAGTGGAGAATGGGCGGAAATGCAGATAATCCCTCAGGTATTTTTCTATTGCTGAAAGAACCATGACAGGTATCCTTCAGGGCCTCTTAGGAGTTCTCCAGAGGTCACAAAAGATGTCATGACTCTGCATCcaactatagcagtggttcccaacctttgggcctccaggtgttctggacttcagctcccacaattcctaagaactggtaagctggctgggattctgggagctaaagtccaaaacacctggaggctcaaaggttgagaaccactgaagtataGTAAGACAGCTGGATGCTTCCTTATCACTTCACCTACTCTTCAGCAGCCAGGAAACTGTGATATTGAAGAATCTGAAGCAGAGGGAAGGGGGATGGCTGGGATGGGATTTGTGAGTTGTGATTGTGTAAGTTGGATTTGTGACATCATGTCAGGATGCTAGACCACATTTGCTAAACAAAACAGTGACCCAAGCCAGCCTTAAGTAACCTGGTGTCCTTCAGGGGCAGTCCCCTCCCTGTCTCACAAAGGTAGATGTGCAACGTCCTGCTCAGCGCCTG
Encoded here:
- the LRRC39 gene encoding leucine-rich repeat-containing protein 39 produces the protein MTETTVCVGLFTSVKALWEVRIQKINEQLQKEKEVQQRVAGRLTVAWEERASFAKLKQKVITENGRAVLRIEQEEWKTLPSCLLKLNHLQEWQLHRVSLVKIPQFIGRFQNLLVLDLSRNSITDIPREIGQLTNLQELNLSYNKIKSIPKELSNCVSLERLELAVNRDISDLPHQLSDMKKLYHLDLSMNQFTTFPSVILVMPNLEWLDMGSNKLKEIPDNIDRAENLHTLWLQRNEITHLPESIRNLQNLSTLVLTSNKLQDIPVCMKDMPNLRFVNFRDNPLKLEVKLPPCENEEEEEERELYGIQFMHAYIQESLGIKDMESDIGIGSNGAADAANK